One Paenibacillus thermoaerophilus genomic window carries:
- a CDS encoding ADP-ribosylglycohydrolase family protein, which yields MAGWDSLAALVRIEVKQREEEGCDVTGFDRKVEEAGDDEARLLQVYQELAELPVRAEFPYSEPSDLTDIRAQRPDGPRRLASEWTDDMWRDKFYGAWLGRAVGCALGKPLENLPFMLGMDGRPGWLNVKLWFEGADAWPIGGYVPNESRARQTYGMELAPWGAESVRERIRYMETDDDIRYTVLGLEMLERKGLDWDTWDVGKLWHEKLTYRQVCTAETQAYLNFARITSHSKGGRPENVREKLDWVRTYLNPYREWIGAQIRVDAYAYGAAGHPELAAELAHRDASLSHVKNGIYGAMFVAAMIAAAFVERDANRIVDIGLSEIPANCRLAHDVRKGVEIARSTDDQVELVRRLWDTFSHYHYVHTNNNAALVAASLVFADGDFEKGIATAVLGGWDTDCNGATVGSILGAQIGAAKLPRKWTEPLQDTLYAEIPGYHPIAISECARRSYEVFKKLQSR from the coding sequence ATGGCAGGATGGGATTCACTGGCCGCTCTGGTGCGGATAGAGGTTAAACAGCGGGAAGAAGAAGGCTGCGACGTGACGGGCTTCGACCGGAAGGTGGAGGAGGCGGGAGACGACGAGGCGAGGCTGCTCCAGGTATACCAAGAGTTGGCCGAGCTTCCGGTCCGGGCGGAATTTCCCTACTCGGAACCGTCGGACCTGACGGACATCCGGGCCCAACGCCCCGACGGCCCGCGACGGCTTGCGTCGGAATGGACCGATGACATGTGGCGGGACAAATTTTACGGAGCGTGGCTCGGACGGGCGGTCGGGTGTGCGCTTGGAAAACCTCTGGAAAACTTGCCGTTTATGCTGGGAATGGACGGACGGCCCGGCTGGCTGAACGTGAAACTGTGGTTCGAAGGCGCCGACGCCTGGCCGATCGGCGGCTATGTGCCGAACGAATCGCGGGCGCGGCAGACGTACGGGATGGAACTGGCCCCCTGGGGAGCCGAAAGCGTTCGCGAACGAATCCGCTATATGGAAACCGACGACGACATCCGCTATACGGTGCTGGGTCTGGAGATGCTGGAGCGGAAAGGACTGGATTGGGACACCTGGGATGTCGGCAAGCTGTGGCATGAGAAGCTTACCTACCGCCAGGTGTGCACGGCCGAGACGCAGGCGTATTTGAATTTCGCCCGGATCACTTCCCACTCGAAGGGCGGGCGTCCGGAGAACGTCCGGGAAAAGCTGGACTGGGTCCGCACCTATCTGAACCCGTACCGGGAATGGATCGGCGCGCAAATCCGCGTCGACGCATACGCCTACGGCGCGGCCGGCCATCCCGAACTGGCGGCCGAACTGGCTCATCGCGACGCGTCGCTCTCGCATGTCAAGAACGGCATCTACGGCGCGATGTTCGTGGCGGCGATGATCGCGGCGGCCTTTGTCGAACGGGATGCGAACCGGATCGTCGACATCGGACTGAGCGAGATTCCCGCCAACTGCCGATTGGCGCACGACGTCCGCAAGGGGGTCGAAATCGCCCGGTCGACGGACGACCAGGTCGAGTTGGTGCGCCGCCTCTGGGACACGTTCAGCCATTACCATTACGTGCACACCAACAACAATGCCGCCCTGGTCGCCGCGTCGCTTGTGTTCGCGGACGGCGATTTCGAGAAAGGAATCGCGACGGCCGTGCTCGGCGGGTGGGATACTGACTGCAACGGAGCGACCGTCGGTTCCATTCTCGGAGCACAGATCGGCGCCGCCAAGCTGCCGCGAAAGTGGACCGAACCGCTGCAGGATACGCTGTATGCGGAAATCCCCGGGTATCATCCGATCGCGATCTCGGAGTGCGCGCGCCGAAGCTACGAGGTATTCAAGAAGCTGCAAAGCCGATAG
- a CDS encoding CGNR zinc finger domain-containing protein translates to MDLLWTDFLNSMWHDWRGSGRSEDRLEKPAWLERFTATWNLNAPLPLQPEELDALKKLRTLLGRMAENVVAGFLLHPDDLQQLNQAMARSPVTRQLVRTDGKYRLELVPLRQDWVHAMADIAASFALTLAEGDDGRIRICDNPHCRWVFIDSTRNRSKRFCDDKLCGNLMKVRRFRARKQSSDHAESGRGQKE, encoded by the coding sequence TTGGATTTGCTCTGGACCGACTTTCTGAACAGCATGTGGCACGACTGGCGCGGCAGCGGCCGTTCCGAAGACCGCCTGGAAAAGCCCGCTTGGCTTGAGAGATTTACGGCAACCTGGAATCTGAATGCGCCGCTTCCGCTTCAGCCGGAGGAGCTCGACGCGTTAAAGAAACTGAGAACCTTGTTGGGCCGTATGGCCGAAAACGTTGTCGCGGGTTTTCTCCTTCACCCGGACGATCTGCAGCAATTAAACCAGGCGATGGCAAGGTCGCCGGTCACCCGGCAGCTTGTCCGGACGGATGGGAAATACCGGCTGGAACTCGTGCCGCTCCGGCAAGACTGGGTCCATGCGATGGCGGACATTGCCGCTTCCTTTGCCCTTACGCTGGCGGAGGGGGATGATGGACGGATTCGCATCTGCGACAATCCGCACTGCCGGTGGGTCTTTATCGACAGTACCCGCAATCGTTCCAAGCGGTTCTGCGACGACAAGCTGTGCGGAAACCTGATGAAAGTGCGCCGCTTCCGCGCCCGCAAGCAAAGCTCCGACCATGCCGAGTCCGGCCGCGGCCAGAAGGAATAG
- a CDS encoding DinB family protein has protein sequence MKRSRIDLLLLQRDHSWEKEEWFPPLSVALEGVSAREASWKPPGGGNTIRQIVRHINYYNERLLDRLAGKSPKYDNSNDATFGEPGEDEDESGWRATLEQTRRIAEELRKAMAALSDDDLDNTLSSATIGEQLALWMTHDAYHTGQIVLIRKQQGTWPANRA, from the coding sequence ATGAAGCGCAGTCGGATCGACCTGTTGCTTTTGCAGAGGGATCACAGTTGGGAGAAAGAAGAGTGGTTTCCGCCACTGTCTGTTGCACTCGAAGGGGTTTCGGCGAGGGAGGCTTCCTGGAAGCCTCCCGGCGGCGGCAATACGATCCGGCAGATCGTCCGTCATATCAATTATTATAATGAACGGCTTCTGGATCGTCTTGCCGGCAAATCCCCCAAGTATGACAACTCCAACGACGCAACCTTCGGGGAACCGGGAGAGGATGAAGACGAATCCGGCTGGCGCGCGACGCTGGAGCAGACCCGTCGGATTGCGGAAGAACTGCGCAAGGCTATGGCGGCTCTCAGCGATGACGATCTGGACAACACGTTGTCCTCGGCCACGATTGGCGAGCAGTTGGCGCTTTGGATGACGCACGACGCGTATCACACCGGACAAATTGTGCTGATCCGCAAACAGCAGGGAACGTGGCCCGCAAACAGAGCTTAG
- a CDS encoding stalk domain-containing protein — protein sequence MNKWIGGFVLGAVVSGAVTVSASDSIQAVLFPAKYKINGVTRELPEGYSTVNVNGHAYVPIRYVAESLGAVVAYDEDSSTIVVDDGFNVTHMTSGIRAGHLQAAKEGGETVVTGQLYIGQEHWEAMASARNAIAPGTEVAAQGEIRFYNDQGRYIGKASFKDVPFVSGGDQIREFKAVADRDVSGYAFASLTGVSPVPHPLPVPPDTPISDSTRSLSVGTFRLLEQDGFTKVKGWISLNKPDGHYRYEATLTFYDEVGNVLGTADIEGSDYGSDEHYTASTFETVGKGDLTGYKSVTVEVRSLEKAGDTEAFE from the coding sequence ATGAACAAATGGATCGGCGGCTTCGTTCTGGGGGCGGTGGTCTCCGGAGCCGTAACCGTATCGGCCAGCGATTCCATTCAAGCCGTTTTGTTTCCCGCAAAATACAAAATCAACGGCGTCACGCGGGAGTTGCCCGAAGGATATTCGACCGTAAATGTAAACGGCCATGCGTACGTGCCCATCCGGTACGTCGCGGAGAGCCTCGGCGCGGTGGTGGCTTACGACGAGGACTCCTCGACGATCGTCGTGGACGACGGCTTCAATGTCACGCATATGACGAGCGGCATTCGGGCGGGACACCTGCAAGCGGCCAAAGAGGGCGGGGAGACCGTGGTAACCGGCCAACTGTACATCGGGCAGGAGCACTGGGAGGCTATGGCCTCTGCGCGAAATGCGATTGCGCCGGGTACGGAAGTGGCGGCTCAAGGGGAAATTCGTTTCTATAACGACCAGGGCCGCTATATCGGCAAAGCGTCGTTCAAGGACGTGCCGTTTGTTTCCGGCGGCGACCAGATTCGGGAATTCAAGGCGGTCGCCGACCGGGACGTATCCGGATATGCGTTTGCATCGCTAACCGGCGTCAGTCCGGTTCCGCATCCGTTGCCCGTACCGCCGGATACGCCGATCAGCGACTCGACCCGCAGCTTGTCCGTCGGCACATTCCGCTTGTTGGAACAGGATGGCTTCACCAAAGTGAAGGGATGGATCAGCCTGAACAAACCGGACGGGCATTACCGTTACGAAGCGACGTTGACGTTCTACGACGAAGTCGGCAATGTCCTGGGCACAGCCGACATCGAGGGGAGCGACTACGGCAGCGATGAGCATTATACCGCTTCCACATTTGAAACCGTAGGCAAAGGGGATCTCACCGGATACAAATCCGTAACCGTCGAGGTTCGTTCCCTGGAGAAAGCCGGCGATACGGAAGCTTTTGAGTAG
- a CDS encoding MFS transporter: MRTGLWRNRDFMKLWVGETVSLFGSQFTQLALPLTAVLFLQATPLQMGILGACGFAPFILLSLFAGVWIDRSKRRPILIAANLGKAGLLILIPVLHLLNLLRIELLYAIGFLDGALSVFFQLAYQSYLPSLVNKEDLLEGNSKLQASASVAQVGGLGIAGVLINLFTAPIVLMIDAATYLFSSVSLMLIQKAEPSPSPSSTRKNIGHDIKEGFQTVIRNPYLRSIAGEAATFNFFSQMISTLLILYWSTELGIGKVMIGLFMTALSIGSLLGSLMAGAAARKLGLGNAIVFSMAAACLTPLLFPAVSGPSPLYVSLLIAALLLNGLGVSMSNIHGVSLRQTVTPERLLGRMNASYRFFVSGVIPVGAFLGGVLGDWIGIRPTLFLAATGLLGALLIIVVSPIPGLRQLPIMPAQQQPDSGARV; this comes from the coding sequence ATGAGAACCGGGCTTTGGCGCAACCGGGACTTTATGAAATTATGGGTGGGCGAAACCGTATCGTTATTCGGTTCGCAATTTACGCAATTGGCCTTGCCGCTAACCGCGGTCCTGTTCCTGCAGGCAACGCCGTTGCAAATGGGCATTCTCGGCGCGTGCGGGTTTGCGCCCTTTATTCTCCTCTCCTTATTCGCCGGGGTGTGGATTGACCGCAGCAAACGCCGGCCCATCCTGATCGCCGCCAATTTGGGAAAAGCAGGTTTGCTGATTCTCATACCGGTTCTGCATCTTTTGAATCTTCTGAGAATCGAACTGCTGTACGCAATCGGCTTTTTGGACGGCGCGCTTTCCGTTTTCTTTCAATTGGCTTATCAATCGTATCTTCCTTCCCTAGTGAATAAAGAAGATTTGCTGGAAGGAAACAGCAAATTGCAGGCGAGCGCTTCCGTCGCCCAAGTGGGGGGCCTCGGGATCGCGGGCGTCTTGATCAATCTGTTCACGGCGCCGATCGTGTTGATGATCGATGCGGCCACTTATCTCTTCTCCTCCGTCAGCCTGATGCTGATCCAAAAAGCAGAACCGTCGCCAAGCCCAAGTTCAACGAGAAAAAACATAGGGCACGATATAAAGGAAGGGTTTCAGACGGTCATTCGAAACCCTTACCTGAGATCCATTGCCGGGGAAGCGGCGACCTTTAATTTTTTCAGCCAAATGATATCGACGCTTTTGATCCTTTATTGGAGCACGGAACTCGGCATCGGAAAAGTGATGATCGGTCTTTTTATGACAGCGCTCAGCATCGGCTCTTTGCTGGGTTCGCTCATGGCCGGGGCCGCGGCTCGAAAGCTGGGTCTTGGAAATGCGATCGTTTTTTCAATGGCGGCGGCCTGCCTGACTCCGCTTCTGTTTCCCGCCGTTTCCGGCCCTTCGCCTTTATACGTTTCTTTATTGATCGCCGCATTATTGCTGAACGGATTGGGCGTAAGCATGTCCAACATTCATGGCGTCAGCCTGAGACAGACCGTCACTCCTGAGAGATTATTGGGGCGGATGAACGCCAGCTACCGTTTTTTCGTGTCGGGCGTTATACCCGTCGGAGCATTTTTGGGAGGCGTGTTGGGGGATTGGATCGGAATAAGGCCCACGTTGTTTCTTGCCGCGACGGGACTGTTGGGGGCTTTGTTGATTATTGTTGTCTCGCCGATTCCCGGGCTTCGGCAACTTCCCATCATGCCGGCGCAACAGCAGCCTGATTCGGGCGCCCGCGTATAA